The Wolbachia endosymbiont of Ctenocephalides felis wCfeT genome includes a region encoding these proteins:
- a CDS encoding acetyl-CoA carboxylase biotin carboxylase subunit, with protein sequence MIEKKYSKILIANRGEIACRIIKTARKMGISCVCVYSDADINSVHVRQADEAVYIGPSPSCLSYLNIDKICEVAVETGAQAVHPGYGFLAENPDFPRALQKHNIDFIGPSTETIEVTANKITAKEAAQKAGVNVVPGYMGKINDVVHAASVAEEIGFSVMLKAASGGGGKGMRIVNSRKEIELAFTSATNEAEKSFKDGSIFIEKYIELPRHIEIQIIADNYGNIVCLGERECSIQRNNQKIIEETPSPFISEEVRQEMYAQCVSLAKQVGYFSAGTVEFVMDKNQKFYFLEVNTRLQVEHLVTEFVTGIDIVEEMIRTACGEKLRFSQSDIKLTGSAMESRICAEDPSKKFFPSSGRIKYYDKPNENDHIRIDDGVASGSEISTFYDSMIAKVVTYGKDRIEAINRMQKALSECYIEGVTNNIEFLESIFHNPNFIAAKLHTKFIPDHYPNGFHGDFVAEEYIRIFIFAALYTHLERENRYCSKPEVFVVGVNENEYSIYAEYESGILTTTYNHNTYSVKGQWKSSHKLLNIIINGDTNITLKVNKQDGKYFIRHAGMKAVCCVFKPHVAKLNKLMLEDKVDEVSANIVKSPISGLLVKLHVNVGDQVEVGQPLFIVEAMKMENIICAEAAMIIKNINIQEGKNVQAGDVVLANCG encoded by the coding sequence ATGATAGAAAAGAAATACAGTAAAATTTTAATAGCAAACAGAGGAGAAATTGCCTGCAGGATCATAAAAACTGCTCGTAAGATGGGTATATCTTGCGTTTGTGTTTACTCAGATGCAGACATCAATTCTGTACATGTAAGGCAGGCAGATGAAGCGGTGTACATTGGCCCTTCTCCTTCATGTCTTAGTTATTTAAATATTGATAAAATATGTGAAGTGGCAGTTGAAACAGGTGCTCAGGCAGTTCATCCTGGCTATGGTTTCTTAGCAGAAAATCCAGATTTTCCACGTGCTTTGCAAAAACACAATATAGACTTCATTGGGCCAAGCACAGAAACAATAGAAGTTACAGCTAATAAGATCACAGCAAAAGAAGCTGCACAGAAAGCCGGAGTAAATGTTGTGCCAGGATATATGGGTAAGATTAACGATGTTGTCCATGCAGCTAGCGTTGCTGAAGAGATTGGTTTCTCTGTCATGTTGAAGGCAGCCTCTGGCGGTGGTGGCAAGGGAATGCGAATTGTAAACTCTAGAAAAGAGATTGAATTAGCATTTACATCAGCAACCAATGAAGCAGAAAAAAGCTTTAAAGATGGTAGTATATTCATAGAAAAGTATATAGAGCTACCAAGACATATCGAAATACAGATTATTGCAGATAATTATGGAAATATAGTATGCCTTGGAGAAAGAGAATGCTCAATACAAAGAAACAATCAGAAAATAATAGAGGAAACGCCAAGTCCATTCATAAGTGAAGAAGTAAGACAAGAAATGTATGCTCAATGCGTTTCGCTAGCAAAGCAGGTTGGTTACTTTTCAGCAGGAACTGTTGAGTTTGTTATGGATAAGAATCAAAAATTCTATTTCCTTGAAGTGAATACGAGGTTGCAGGTTGAGCATCTAGTGACAGAGTTTGTAACTGGAATAGATATAGTAGAAGAAATGATAAGAACGGCCTGCGGAGAGAAGTTAAGGTTCAGTCAAAGTGATATTAAGCTTACTGGCTCTGCAATGGAAAGTAGAATCTGCGCTGAAGATCCATCGAAAAAGTTTTTTCCATCAAGTGGAAGAATTAAATATTATGACAAGCCAAATGAGAATGATCACATAAGAATAGATGATGGAGTTGCTTCAGGTTCAGAAATAAGCACATTCTATGATTCTATGATCGCAAAAGTGGTAACATATGGAAAAGATAGGATAGAAGCAATCAACAGGATGCAGAAAGCATTATCTGAGTGTTACATAGAAGGTGTAACAAATAATATAGAATTTCTTGAGTCTATTTTTCACAATCCAAACTTCATTGCAGCAAAGCTTCACACGAAATTTATTCCAGACCATTACCCTAATGGGTTTCATGGTGATTTTGTCGCAGAAGAATATATTAGAATATTTATTTTTGCTGCATTATATACTCACTTAGAAAGGGAAAATAGGTACTGTAGTAAACCAGAAGTATTTGTAGTAGGGGTAAATGAGAATGAGTATTCAATATATGCAGAATATGAAAGTGGCATATTAACAACTACGTATAATCATAATACTTACTCTGTAAAAGGTCAGTGGAAATCAAGTCACAAGTTATTAAATATCATAATTAATGGTGATACCAACATAACACTTAAGGTAAATAAGCAAGATGGTAAGTATTTTATCAGGCATGCCGGGATGAAGGCTGTATGTTGTGTATTTAAACCTCATGTAGCTAAGTTAAATAAGTTAATGCTGGAAGATAAAGTAGATGAGGTTTCAGCAAATATTGTAAAATCGCCAATATCTGGTTTATTAGTAAAGCTACATGTAAACGTGGGAGATCAAGTAGAGGTAGGACAACCTTTATTTATTGTTGAGGCTATGAAAATGGAAAATATAATATGCGCTGAAGCGGCAATGATAATAAAGAATATCAATATTCAGGAAGGAAAAAATGTGCAAGCTGGTGATGTGGTACTTGCTAATTGCGGATAA
- the glmS gene encoding glutamine--fructose-6-phosphate transaminase (isomerizing) has product MCGLFGAVSSGDSVIPTLLAGLQKLEYRGYDSSGIAIINNTGEIEVTKSEGKVARLCEVVSSNQMSSSTVGIAHTRWATHGMPGLKNAHPIHTSKVVVAHNGIIENYDLLKKSLEKRGMLFHTDTDTEVIPNMLTLYLNEGSSPIDSLFKCLSSLHGSFALVILFAEHPDALFVAKRNLPLAIGYNCNAMFAASDSNTLSAFVERILHLEDDDVAVIKSSEVIIYNNGVQVERNIENNTPSDFLISKNGYSSFMLKEIFEQPCALNKTINQFYQKYSEFNKKSLSELTIVGCGSSYFAGLIAKYWLESIAQVRVYLEISSEFRYSNIKAEEGCVALFISQSGETADTMEALRYAKSQKQTIISITNTFSSSIEKMSDIVLHTLAGPEIGVASTKTFSAQLAILACFAVEIAKSKCTLSENRIKQLSSAINSVPECVEHVLNIVKIQHVADSILEHNNVILIGRGSSYGVAMEGALKIKELSYINTIGIAAGEMKHGSIALIDSTVLVIAIIPYDNLFFKTLSNIQEIIARKGKVIAFSDRQGIPFLRGICTDVIQLPEVDNFISPIIYSVAMQLLAYFTAVKKGLDADCPRNLAKSVTVE; this is encoded by the coding sequence GTGTGTGGATTATTTGGTGCAGTAAGCAGTGGTGATTCAGTAATACCAACCTTACTGGCCGGGCTGCAAAAACTGGAATATAGAGGATACGATTCTTCAGGCATAGCAATAATAAACAATACAGGTGAAATAGAGGTTACAAAATCAGAAGGAAAGGTTGCAAGACTGTGTGAAGTTGTGAGTAGCAATCAAATGTCTAGCAGCACAGTTGGTATAGCACATACTCGTTGGGCCACACATGGCATGCCAGGGCTTAAAAATGCTCACCCCATCCATACAAGTAAAGTTGTTGTTGCACATAATGGTATAATTGAGAATTATGATTTACTTAAAAAGAGCTTAGAAAAAAGAGGAATGCTATTTCATACTGACACTGATACAGAGGTTATACCAAATATGCTAACCTTATATCTCAATGAAGGTTCATCACCTATTGATTCTCTATTTAAGTGTTTAAGTAGCTTGCATGGCTCGTTTGCTTTGGTCATATTATTTGCAGAACATCCAGATGCTTTATTTGTGGCAAAAAGAAATTTGCCTCTAGCTATAGGTTATAATTGCAATGCAATGTTTGCCGCATCTGATTCTAATACCTTAAGTGCATTTGTAGAAAGAATATTGCATCTCGAAGATGATGATGTTGCAGTAATAAAATCCAGCGAAGTTATTATATATAACAATGGTGTACAAGTTGAGCGCAACATAGAGAATAATACACCAAGTGATTTTTTGATTAGCAAAAATGGTTACTCAAGCTTCATGCTAAAAGAAATTTTTGAGCAGCCGTGTGCACTGAATAAAACAATAAATCAATTTTATCAAAAGTATAGCGAGTTTAATAAAAAGTCGCTTTCTGAGCTTACCATAGTTGGGTGTGGTTCATCCTATTTTGCTGGTCTAATAGCTAAATATTGGCTAGAAAGCATTGCCCAAGTCCGAGTTTATTTAGAAATTTCATCAGAGTTTAGATACAGCAACATTAAAGCAGAAGAGGGTTGTGTTGCATTATTCATCTCTCAATCTGGTGAAACTGCAGACACTATGGAAGCATTACGCTATGCAAAATCGCAAAAGCAAACAATTATCAGCATAACTAATACATTTAGTAGCAGCATAGAAAAGATGTCGGACATCGTGCTGCACACTCTTGCTGGTCCTGAAATTGGTGTTGCATCAACAAAAACTTTTTCTGCGCAGCTTGCGATCTTAGCTTGCTTTGCTGTGGAAATTGCAAAATCAAAATGTACGCTAAGTGAGAATAGAATAAAACAGCTAAGCAGCGCCATTAACTCTGTTCCCGAGTGTGTTGAGCATGTCTTGAATATAGTAAAAATACAGCACGTGGCAGATAGTATATTGGAACACAATAATGTCATCTTAATCGGCAGAGGTAGTTCTTATGGGGTAGCAATGGAAGGCGCTTTAAAAATTAAGGAGCTCTCATATATCAACACTATTGGCATTGCTGCAGGAGAGATGAAGCATGGTTCTATTGCATTAATAGACTCAACGGTGCTTGTAATAGCAATTATTCCATATGATAATTTATTTTTTAAAACGCTGTCTAACATACAAGAAATTATTGCAAGAAAGGGTAAAGTGATAGCCTTCAGTGATAGGCAAGGAATACCATTCTTAAGAGGAATTTGCACAGATGTGATACAACTTCCAGAAGTTGATAATTTTATCTCTCCAATAATCTACAGCGTCGCTATGCAGCTTCTTGCCTATTTTACTGCGGTGAAAAAAGGGCTAGATGCTGACTGTCCAAGAAACTTAGCTAAGTCTGTAACAGTTGAGTAA
- the yajC gene encoding preprotein translocase subunit YajC, producing MFISEAFAAGAETSSAGASFASFIPLILIFVVFYFLIIRPQQKKLKEHRKLIDQIKRGDMVITSAGIIGSVNRVDETNAQFIVEIAPKVEVKILKSAISEVLSKDAQQVAMQPVEKNKIEKDKIIAENKKGKGNKSKNAA from the coding sequence ATGTTTATTTCTGAAGCCTTTGCAGCAGGTGCAGAAACATCAAGTGCTGGCGCATCTTTTGCTAGCTTTATTCCATTAATTTTAATATTTGTGGTATTTTACTTTCTGATTATTAGACCTCAACAAAAAAAACTAAAGGAACACAGAAAGCTTATAGATCAAATAAAACGCGGTGATATGGTGATCACTTCTGCTGGGATAATAGGTTCAGTAAATAGAGTTGATGAGACAAATGCACAGTTTATAGTAGAAATAGCACCAAAAGTTGAAGTCAAGATTTTAAAATCTGCTATATCTGAGGTTTTAAGCAAAGACGCTCAACAAGTAGCAATGCAACCTGTCGAAAAAAATAAAATAGAGAAAGATAAAATCATAGCAGAAAATAAAAAGGGAAAGGGAAATAAAAGCAAAAATGCTGCATAA
- the apaG gene encoding Co2+/Mg2+ efflux protein ApaG, translated as MTLKYMLTTNSIEVTVLPIYIEEQSIPHEDCYVWIYNVKIKNKSKSTIQLLSRHWQVIDYKGQKNEIDGIGVIGEQPIIRPGEVFKYTSGTYLNAPSGIMQGSYQFLNEESTKIFKVIIPPFSLDSPYTNARPH; from the coding sequence ATGACTCTAAAATACATGCTTACTACCAACTCTATTGAAGTTACAGTTTTACCAATTTACATTGAAGAGCAATCCATTCCTCATGAAGATTGTTATGTGTGGATTTATAATGTCAAAATAAAAAATAAGAGTAAATCAACTATTCAATTACTAAGCCGTCACTGGCAGGTAATAGACTATAAAGGACAAAAAAATGAAATTGACGGTATTGGCGTTATTGGAGAACAGCCTATCATAAGACCCGGAGAAGTATTCAAATATACAAGTGGAACATATTTAAATGCTCCATCAGGAATAATGCAAGGAAGCTATCAATTTCTTAATGAAGAGAGTACAAAAATTTTTAAAGTGATAATTCCTCCCTTTTCTTTAGATAGTCCATATACAAATGCCAGACCGCATTAA
- a CDS encoding TenA family protein, with translation MSEEAWKKSESIYKALIEHPFNQELMKGTLPKEKFGYYIEQDSIYLKGLARVFAKIAALSHNAENIKQFSKFALDSIIIGEEIVNKFIGDELELKVTGNVANATSNYVKYLIDLSINEPIEVIIAAILPAVWVYHEAGLYIAKNANSLNSFHLWIETYSGQEFAHCVKYVIEIFDRFSEQLGGAAKLKMLNVFHKSVCLEKEFLDDVYACTFKPELACKI, from the coding sequence TTGTCAGAAGAGGCATGGAAAAAATCGGAAAGCATTTACAAAGCACTTATTGAACATCCATTTAATCAGGAGTTAATGAAGGGAACACTGCCAAAAGAAAAGTTTGGCTATTATATAGAACAGGACTCCATATATTTAAAAGGTCTGGCACGCGTATTTGCTAAGATTGCAGCACTATCTCACAATGCAGAAAACATCAAGCAATTTTCAAAATTTGCATTGGATTCCATAATTATCGGTGAAGAAATTGTAAACAAATTCATTGGTGATGAACTCGAGTTAAAGGTCACTGGTAATGTTGCAAATGCAACATCGAATTATGTGAAATATTTGATTGACTTATCAATAAATGAGCCTATTGAAGTTATTATAGCAGCAATCTTACCTGCTGTTTGGGTTTATCATGAAGCTGGATTATATATAGCTAAAAATGCTAATTCTCTAAATTCCTTTCATCTTTGGATTGAAACCTATTCCGGTCAAGAGTTCGCGCATTGTGTGAAGTATGTTATAGAAATTTTTGATCGTTTTTCTGAACAATTGGGTGGAGCTGCAAAATTAAAAATGCTAAATGTGTTTCACAAGAGTGTTTGTTTGGAGAAAGAGTTTTTAGACGATGTTTATGCATGCACCTTTAAGCCAGAACTTGCTTGTAAAATTTAG
- a CDS encoding ribonucleotide-diphosphate reductase subunit beta, whose protein sequence is MSLLKADPIYKPFNYPWAYDAWLQQQRIHWIPEEVPLADDVKDWKTKLSDVEKNLLTQIFRFFTQADIEVNNCYMRHYSNIFKPTEICMMLASFSNMETIHIAAYSYLLDTIGMPEDEYKAFLKYDAMRKKYEYMLEFEESKKHDKKHVAKTLAVFGAFTEGLQLFASFAILLNFQRFGKMKGMGQIIAWSARDETLHTNSIITLFNTFIKENSEIWNDEFKEELYSACRTIVELEDKFIRLAFDLGDVEGLSAEEVRNYIRYIANRRLTQLGLDNMYDINDNPLPWLDEILNGVEHTNFFENRVTEYSRAATQGTWEEAFDDTGTGE, encoded by the coding sequence ATGTCATTATTAAAAGCAGATCCAATATATAAACCTTTTAATTATCCTTGGGCATATGATGCATGGTTGCAGCAGCAAAGGATACATTGGATACCTGAGGAAGTTCCACTTGCGGATGACGTAAAGGATTGGAAAACCAAACTTTCAGATGTAGAGAAGAATTTACTTACTCAAATCTTTAGGTTCTTTACTCAGGCAGATATTGAAGTAAATAACTGCTATATGAGGCATTATTCAAACATATTCAAGCCAACAGAAATATGCATGATGCTTGCAAGTTTTTCTAACATGGAAACCATACATATTGCTGCTTATTCCTATCTTTTGGATACAATTGGTATGCCAGAAGATGAGTATAAGGCGTTCTTAAAATATGATGCTATGAGAAAGAAGTACGAATATATGCTAGAGTTTGAAGAAAGCAAAAAACACGATAAAAAACATGTAGCTAAAACCTTGGCGGTGTTTGGTGCATTTACCGAAGGGCTGCAATTGTTTGCATCATTTGCAATTTTACTTAACTTTCAGCGTTTTGGAAAAATGAAGGGTATGGGGCAGATAATCGCTTGGTCAGCACGTGACGAGACCTTGCATACTAACTCAATTATTACTTTGTTTAATACATTTATAAAAGAAAATAGCGAAATTTGGAATGATGAATTTAAGGAGGAACTATACTCCGCATGTCGCACTATTGTTGAGCTTGAAGATAAGTTCATAAGGCTCGCTTTTGATTTAGGGGATGTTGAAGGACTTTCTGCAGAAGAGGTGCGTAATTACATACGCTATATAGCAAACAGACGGTTAACGCAGCTTGGTCTTGATAATATGTATGATATAAATGACAATCCTCTCCCATGGCTTGATGAGATACTAAATGGCGTTGAGCATACAAACTTCTTTGAAAATAGAGTTACTGAATATAGCCGTGCAGCAACACAAGGCACATGGGAGGAGGCTTTTGACGATACCGGTACAGGTGAATAA
- a CDS encoding outer membrane protein assembly factor BamE, producing the protein MRILISFVLLFLAGCMHTTYNHGAPGMSVELWSKIKVGDDKETIVHTLGSPTLVSRFDDNTWYYISYKIKQANFLGKRKYSSKSLQISFDNAGKVADIKEINVSERSLVSTFTH; encoded by the coding sequence ATGCGAATATTAATATCCTTTGTTTTATTATTCTTAGCTGGCTGCATGCACACGACTTATAATCACGGTGCTCCTGGCATGAGTGTTGAATTGTGGAGCAAAATAAAAGTGGGAGATGATAAAGAAACGATAGTTCATACTTTAGGATCACCAACATTAGTATCAAGATTTGATGATAATACTTGGTATTACATCTCATACAAAATTAAACAAGCCAATTTCCTTGGAAAAAGAAAATATAGCAGTAAGTCCCTGCAAATTTCATTTGATAATGCAGGCAAGGTTGCAGATATAAAAGAAATTAACGTTTCTGAGAGATCTTTAGTTTCTACTTTCACACATTAA
- the argB gene encoding acetylglutamate kinase → MSFSDLQSKKMSSTIPFEQKAEVLLEVLSNIPNFVGETFVIKCNSIMLSDEILFNTFVYNVVLLKQLGINPIIVHDGEYEIDSVLKTLGMSSKFVNDIRLADEDTMKIIEMALCGSVNKKIVQHINSAGGSAIGLCGKDGNLIKAERITSTLRENSANNIEKILDMGFFGKPIEINPDILFFVEESDFIPVIAPIGYGKNGETYNIDADSVASIIAIAVSASKMIIFSDTNEEMNQIIGNKVSVSSLNISIEYGKIRGEKFIERLTAYSKMIEECAGVVHIVDSRIPNIMLDLFTEDNSSISIVGDLR, encoded by the coding sequence ATGAGTTTTTCAGATTTGCAAAGTAAAAAAATGAGTAGCACCATACCGTTCGAGCAGAAGGCAGAGGTATTGCTTGAAGTGCTATCTAATATACCCAATTTTGTAGGTGAAACCTTTGTTATTAAGTGTAATAGCATAATGCTTTCAGATGAGATCCTATTCAACACTTTTGTATACAATGTTGTTCTATTAAAACAGCTTGGTATAAATCCAATCATAGTTCATGACGGAGAATATGAAATTGATTCAGTATTAAAAACACTGGGCATGAGTAGTAAATTTGTAAATGATATCAGACTTGCAGATGAAGATACCATGAAAATCATTGAAATGGCGCTATGTGGCTCAGTAAATAAAAAAATTGTCCAGCATATAAACTCTGCAGGTGGTTCAGCTATTGGGTTATGCGGAAAAGATGGCAATTTGATAAAGGCTGAGAGGATAACTTCCACTCTTAGAGAAAATAGTGCAAACAATATCGAAAAGATATTAGATATGGGATTCTTTGGCAAACCAATTGAGATCAATCCTGATATATTATTTTTTGTTGAGGAATCAGATTTCATACCTGTTATTGCACCCATAGGGTATGGAAAAAACGGAGAGACGTATAATATTGATGCTGATAGTGTTGCAAGCATAATAGCAATTGCAGTTTCTGCGTCTAAAATGATAATCTTTAGCGATACAAACGAAGAAATGAATCAAATTATTGGTAACAAAGTTTCAGTTAGTAGTTTAAATATATCCATTGAATATGGAAAAATTAGAGGGGAAAAATTCATTGAAAGGCTTACAGCATATTCCAAAATGATAGAAGAATGTGCTGGAGTTGTTCACATAGTTGATAGTAGAATACCTAATATTATGCTTGATTTATTTACTGAAGATAACTCTAGTATATCGATTGTAGGAGATCTTCGCTGA
- the yihA gene encoding ribosome biogenesis GTP-binding protein YihA/YsxC, whose product MMVRRITSTCNFVFGATDKKSLPDESIPEIAFAGRSNVGKSSLINLLINSKKAARVSSKPGCTKQINFYSMYNDKFRLVDLPGYGYSRASKEEIIKYLSLIEYYLVKRNNLRRVFVLIDSKIGLKEIDKDFIYWLKCNNINFNIVLTKTDKISQKSLDTVLEDTQRWINNEDVLIHKISTRVKYKVRDEFFRFAK is encoded by the coding sequence ATAATGGTAAGACGAATAACTTCAACTTGTAATTTCGTATTCGGAGCAACAGATAAAAAATCATTGCCTGATGAATCAATTCCAGAGATAGCATTTGCTGGCAGGTCAAATGTTGGGAAATCAAGTCTTATCAATTTGTTAATTAACAGCAAGAAAGCTGCCAGAGTTTCCTCCAAGCCAGGATGCACCAAGCAAATAAACTTCTACTCTATGTATAATGATAAATTCAGACTTGTTGATTTACCAGGATATGGCTACTCTCGCGCAAGTAAGGAGGAAATTATTAAATATTTAAGCTTAATAGAGTATTATCTAGTTAAAAGGAACAACTTAAGGAGAGTGTTCGTGCTAATAGACAGCAAGATAGGATTAAAAGAAATAGACAAAGACTTCATTTATTGGTTAAAATGTAATAATATTAACTTTAACATTGTGTTAACAAAGACAGACAAAATCAGTCAAAAAAGCTTGGATACTGTTTTAGAAGACACTCAAAGATGGATTAATAACGAAGATGTATTAATTCATAAAATCAGCACCCGTGTGAAATATAAGGTAAGAGATGAGTTTTTCAGATTTGCAAAGTAA
- the prfA gene encoding peptide chain release factor 1, which produces MDIENNLQDLKKKFNDIEKKLGDPTHLSQKEFISFSKEYSELRPIIKIINEYDTLLEEITDLEEIMKDEGSDHDIKELAKEEFFEKQKVTLPQIKTKLKLALLPRDEDDSRNAILEIRAGTGGEEAALFAAMLFRMYQKYAEIRNWKFEPISISNTGIGGYKEASALINGTEVFARLKFESGVHRVQRVPETESSGRLHTSAATVAILPEVEEVDFKIEEKDLRIDVYRSSGPGGQSVNTTDSAVRVTHLPTGIVVIQQDEKSQHKNKAKALKVLRARLYEIERQKKEAERSTMRKSQIGSGDRSERIRTYNFPQSRITDHRINLTSHRLEQIIKEGELDEFIEALISRNEAERLAGEG; this is translated from the coding sequence ATGGACATAGAGAATAATTTACAAGATCTAAAGAAAAAATTCAATGATATAGAAAAAAAATTAGGGGACCCAACTCACCTTAGTCAAAAGGAATTTATCAGTTTTTCAAAGGAATACTCTGAGCTCAGGCCAATAATCAAGATAATTAATGAATATGACACACTACTGGAGGAGATTACGGATTTAGAAGAAATAATGAAGGATGAAGGTAGTGATCACGACATAAAAGAGCTAGCAAAAGAAGAATTTTTTGAAAAACAGAAAGTGACATTACCGCAAATAAAGACGAAATTAAAGCTAGCGCTATTGCCCAGGGATGAGGATGATTCAAGAAACGCAATATTAGAAATTAGAGCAGGGACGGGAGGGGAAGAAGCAGCATTGTTTGCAGCGATGTTGTTTCGCATGTACCAAAAATACGCAGAAATAAGGAATTGGAAGTTTGAGCCGATTAGCATTTCTAATACAGGTATAGGTGGATATAAGGAGGCATCTGCGCTTATCAATGGAACAGAAGTGTTTGCAAGGCTAAAATTTGAATCAGGAGTGCACAGAGTGCAGAGAGTGCCAGAAACGGAGTCCTCAGGTAGATTACATACTTCTGCAGCTACTGTTGCAATATTACCTGAGGTGGAAGAAGTTGATTTTAAAATAGAAGAAAAAGATTTGCGGATAGATGTTTATAGGTCCAGTGGCCCTGGTGGGCAGTCGGTTAATACAACCGATAGTGCGGTAAGAGTCACGCATTTGCCAACTGGAATAGTTGTAATACAGCAAGATGAAAAATCGCAGCATAAGAACAAAGCTAAGGCATTAAAAGTCTTAAGGGCAAGATTATATGAAATTGAGAGACAAAAAAAGGAAGCGGAAAGATCCACAATGCGGAAAAGCCAAATTGGCTCAGGAGATCGCTCCGAGCGCATTAGGACGTATAACTTTCCACAGTCAAGAATAACAGATCACAGAATTAATCTAACTTCGCATCGGTTAGAACAAATTATCAAAGAAGGTGAACTAGATGAATTTATTGAAGCACTAATTTCCCGAAATGAGGCAGAGAGATTAGCTGGAGAGGGTTAA
- a CDS encoding DMT family transporter codes for MPWLYLLLSSLIEILWAIALRFSDGFTKTMPLIVTLVSMVLSIYFLSLAVKDLPIGVCYAISSGICTVGVILIDVIALKKKMNLYQTICIVLIVVGSVGLEFLTRA; via the coding sequence ATGCCTTGGCTATACTTACTATTATCCAGCCTTATAGAGATATTGTGGGCTATAGCACTAAGGTTTAGCGATGGTTTTACTAAAACTATGCCGCTAATTGTAACGTTAGTTAGTATGGTCTTGAGCATTTATTTTTTATCTCTTGCAGTAAAAGATCTTCCTATTGGAGTATGTTATGCAATTTCTTCTGGAATATGCACAGTTGGAGTGATTCTAATTGATGTTATTGCTCTTAAAAAGAAGATGAACTTGTATCAGACCATATGCATCGTACTGATAGTAGTAGGATCTGTAGGATTGGAATTCTTAACTAGAGCTTGA